A genomic region of Arachis stenosperma cultivar V10309 chromosome 9, arast.V10309.gnm1.PFL2, whole genome shotgun sequence contains the following coding sequences:
- the LOC130949591 gene encoding uncharacterized protein LOC130949591: MSTLAPPFQLLELNIISGQDLAPVVKNMKAYAVAWIHPDRKLTTQIDPDGENNPMWNEKFVFRVDDDFLNAEDSVIMIEIYASAWLRDVLIGTVGILVSNLLPPSTRFNRKSSKVRFVALQVRRPSGRPQGILNIGVNLVDAAMRSMPMYSELSASVVEEWDLMDPKKENNKPNQTPRSDNSGVYDFKLYPLQRCQSEKNDSTINDYAYTPGKQTRYYEDEHGMGSEIGIPLTKNGKIVNANGSLCSDVGPSPSVVAAAIAKGLYPVPLPVPRATPANPLILDWPGKDGEMGMTKNNMIDRWRSEPDMTPVYDHLGQHPKRGKAMSVKGKNQRRHNANNGMFSCFGTALGCEFSITCGGGNRKQKRVGGGKGHHNNTAPSEMTYDEISYI; encoded by the coding sequence ATGTCTACGCTTGCGCCCCCATTTCAGCTTCTAGAACTCAACATCATCTCCGGACAAGACCTTGCGCCAGTTGTCAAGAACATGAAAGCCTACGCGGTTGCATGGATTCACCCTGATCGCAAGCTAACCACCCAAATCGACCCCGACGGCGAGAACAACCCAATGTGGAACGAGAAATTCGTCTTCCGCGTCGACGACGACTTCCTCAACGCCGAGGACTCCGTCATCATGATCGAGATCTACGCCTCCGCTTGGCTACGCGATGTCCTCATCGGAACCGTCGGCATCCTCGTCAGCAACCTCTTGCCACCTTCCACGCGCTTCAACCGTAAATCCTCCAAGGTTCGGTTCGTGGCGCTTCAAGTCCGACGACCCTCGGGTCGTCCTCAAGGGATCCTTAACATCGGCGTCAATCTTGTTGACGCTGCAATGAGAAGCATGCCGATGTATTCGGAGCTTAGCGCCTCCGTGGTCGAGGagtgggatttgatggatcCGAAGAAGGAGAATAACAAGCCCAATCAAACTCCTCGAAGCGATAACAGCGGTGTGTATGATTTCAAGTTGTACCCATTACAACGTTGCCAGAGCGAGAAGAATGATTCTACCATTAACGATTATGCGTATACACCTGGTAAACAGACCCGTTATTATGAAGATGAGCATGGGATGGGATCTGAAATCGGGATTCCACTTACAAAGAACGGAAAGATTGTGAATGCAAACGGATCTTTGTGTTCTGATGTTGGACCCTCGCCGTCCGTTGTGGCAGCAGCAATAGCTAAAGGATTGTACCCTGTGCCATTGCCGGTGCCGAGGGCGACGCCAGCCAACCCATTGATTCTTGATTGGCCGGGGAAGGATGGTGAGATGGGGATGACGAAGAATAATATGATCGATAGGTGGCGGTCTGAACCGGATATGACGCCGGTATACGACCACCTCGGACAGCATCCTAAGAGGGGGAAGGCCATGAGTGTAAAGGGTAAGAACCAGAGAAGGCACAATGCTAACAATGGCATGTTTTCGTGCTTCGGCACCGCGTTGGGGTGCGAGTTTTCGATTACTTGCGGCGGGGGTAACCGGAAGCAGAAGAGGGTTGGAGGTGGCAAGGGTCATCATAATAATACTGCTCCATCTGAGATGACCTATGATGAAATATCATACATTTGA